A window from Armatimonas rosea encodes these proteins:
- a CDS encoding MotA/TolQ/ExbB proton channel family protein — protein sequence MGTNPLFEFFKREPFIAIVLVLMSVSGLMVIIERIIAFNKFGSTSSGLMTEALDLVKAGRDNEALRAVNDQPGPVAAIARVVLSNAKRPVHEVERLVQEAAEEYFLALEKYLPVLDTITTLSPLWGLFGTIIGMIQVFVQYAAANDDKTKQAILPSVGTALYATAGGILIAIVSFIAYNYFASRRLRIIAESEQAATKLINALEARGTFAR from the coding sequence ATGGGGACAAATCCGCTTTTTGAGTTTTTCAAGCGCGAGCCATTTATTGCCATCGTGCTGGTCCTGATGTCCGTGTCGGGTCTGATGGTTATCATTGAACGGATCATCGCCTTTAACAAGTTTGGATCGACGAGCTCCGGCTTGATGACCGAGGCGCTGGACCTGGTGAAGGCGGGCCGTGACAACGAGGCACTCCGAGCGGTCAACGATCAGCCTGGCCCCGTTGCGGCGATCGCCCGTGTCGTTCTCTCCAATGCCAAGCGGCCGGTGCACGAGGTCGAGCGTCTGGTTCAAGAGGCAGCCGAGGAGTACTTCCTCGCGCTGGAGAAGTACCTGCCCGTTCTGGACACGATCACCACGCTCTCGCCGCTGTGGGGTCTGTTTGGGACGATCATCGGAATGATCCAGGTCTTTGTCCAGTACGCGGCGGCCAACGACGACAAGACAAAACAAGCAATTCTACCGAGCGTCGGAACCGCGCTCTACGCCACGGCGGGTGGAATTCTTATTGCGATTGTGAGCTTTATCGCCTACAATTACTTTGCATCCCGACGCCTCCGGATTATCGCGGAATCTGAGCAGGCGGCGACGAAGCTGATCAATGCACTGGAGGCGCGCGGCACCTTCGCCCGCTAA
- a CDS encoding ExbD/TolR family protein — MAHIKRREFKKTKIEIIPMIDTMFFLLVFFILASLNVIDMKGAQVKLPSSTNQDRQVQAKITLTIRENGDMVVNKTEVVHKVEELPDYLVQQLQGQVDANNLPLTPENAVVVINADRKAHYSVVRNCIDAARRVKFRKFSIATDPKFGNG, encoded by the coding sequence ATGGCACACATCAAGCGACGAGAGTTTAAGAAAACCAAGATCGAGATCATCCCCATGATCGACACGATGTTTTTCCTCCTTGTGTTCTTTATCCTGGCATCTCTGAATGTCATCGACATGAAGGGTGCCCAGGTAAAGCTGCCCTCGTCCACGAACCAGGACAGGCAGGTTCAGGCAAAGATCACGCTCACCATACGGGAGAACGGCGATATGGTGGTCAATAAGACGGAGGTCGTCCACAAGGTGGAAGAGCTTCCTGATTATTTGGTCCAGCAGCTCCAGGGACAGGTTGACGCAAACAACTTGCCGCTGACGCCGGAAAATGCGGTCGTCGTTATCAACGCCGATCGCAAGGCTCACTATTCGGTGGTTCGAAACTGCATTGACGCAGCACGCCGCGTCAAGTTCCGCAAGTTCTCCATCGCCACGGACCCGAAATTCGGGAACGGTTAA
- a CDS encoding zinc-binding dehydrogenase, which translates to MPRRIVTEDGSRFWIADYELAPLAADEVKVRVTLAAPKHGTEAQLLTGSAFSAKEWNPELRLFLPRPETSTPAPPSPRGIGNMVVGEVLEVGAAVTRFAPGDRVFGYGQVREQVHLPEAKLFPLGELSEADAVCCDPAHVAFVAVRDGNIRIGDDVAVFGLGAIGLLAVQLARAAGAHRVFAVDPLALRREHALAHGATAALNPLSCDPALEIKLATQKLGVDVAIETSGNGKALNDSIRCVRQCGTVVHVPWGPKDASALKLGEEFHHNRPTIVGSQAWVGWGNADRSHPLWDHERAYLATIQLFRDRKLTGEGIVTPIVAFEDAPDVLPTIFTAPEKSIKIGVRFE; encoded by the coding sequence ATGCCCCGTAGAATCGTCACCGAAGACGGCTCCCGTTTCTGGATCGCGGACTACGAGCTCGCACCGCTGGCTGCAGATGAGGTGAAGGTCCGGGTCACGCTCGCTGCGCCCAAGCACGGCACCGAGGCGCAGCTCCTTACGGGAAGTGCCTTTAGTGCCAAGGAGTGGAACCCGGAGTTGCGCCTCTTCCTCCCCCGTCCTGAGACCAGCACACCAGCACCGCCGAGCCCACGGGGAATCGGCAATATGGTGGTCGGGGAGGTCCTCGAAGTCGGTGCGGCGGTCACCCGCTTTGCGCCGGGAGATCGCGTTTTTGGCTACGGCCAGGTGCGCGAGCAGGTACACCTCCCAGAGGCCAAGCTCTTCCCGCTTGGGGAGCTCTCCGAGGCCGATGCGGTCTGCTGCGACCCGGCGCATGTCGCCTTTGTGGCGGTGCGCGATGGCAATATCCGGATCGGGGACGATGTCGCGGTCTTTGGGCTGGGGGCGATTGGTCTTCTCGCGGTTCAGCTCGCGCGGGCTGCGGGAGCCCACCGTGTCTTTGCGGTCGATCCCCTCGCCCTCCGTCGGGAGCACGCCCTCGCGCACGGAGCGACCGCGGCCCTCAATCCGCTAAGCTGCGACCCTGCGCTGGAGATCAAGCTCGCCACCCAAAAGCTCGGGGTCGATGTCGCCATTGAGACCTCCGGCAACGGCAAGGCCCTCAACGACTCCATTCGCTGCGTCCGGCAGTGCGGCACGGTGGTGCATGTCCCGTGGGGCCCCAAAGACGCGAGCGCGCTCAAGCTGGGGGAGGAGTTCCACCACAACCGCCCGACGATTGTCGGGAGCCAGGCCTGGGTGGGCTGGGGCAATGCGGACCGCTCCCACCCCCTCTGGGACCACGAGCGCGCCTACCTGGCCACCATCCAGCTCTTCCGTGACCGCAAGCTCACTGGCGAGGGAATCGTCACGCCAATCGTCGCCTTCGAAGACGCCCCTGACGTTCTTCCGACCATCTTCACGGCACCGGAAAAATCCATCAAAATCGGGGTTCGTTTCGAGTAA
- a CDS encoding C40 family peptidase produces MKKFLLRLKIFGCLGSLALLALLTFFPMLREFVFTRSMQAQPTERQETTRKFLTMVHVLAPTPSPAPTPAPLATPSPAPASPSPAPLDATPSPSPEPTPPAALVPTPEPSLVAERTPEAVLIKRGDEEVGRFTTLYKTDMPGGNGPAAVSGPHAWWGTKELLFHGDLVTKKIEVFLPYAGAKGEVTGLKADEDGVTVSTSSGQSLRILPERHSWKGFIRAALGPETESPAPKYASLKKTVEGWIGTPYVWGGDTKKGIDCSGLVCQIFQSCKISLPRTSKEQATAGKPVTDELQWGDILCYDGHVSVYVGNGRSAEALGTKEAGGVVKYATIWHRPCTGARRLLP; encoded by the coding sequence ATGAAGAAGTTCCTGCTGCGTCTCAAGATCTTTGGCTGTCTTGGCTCTCTTGCTCTCCTCGCCCTCCTCACCTTTTTCCCGATGCTCCGGGAGTTTGTCTTCACCCGCTCGATGCAGGCACAGCCCACCGAGCGCCAGGAGACCACCCGTAAGTTCCTGACCATGGTGCATGTCCTTGCCCCCACCCCGAGCCCCGCTCCCACCCCTGCGCCCCTTGCGACACCGTCCCCCGCGCCCGCGTCCCCCAGCCCCGCGCCGCTCGACGCGACACCGAGTCCGAGCCCGGAGCCAACGCCTCCAGCCGCTCTTGTCCCGACTCCCGAGCCAAGCTTGGTCGCCGAGCGGACGCCGGAGGCCGTGCTCATCAAGCGGGGCGACGAGGAAGTGGGGCGCTTTACCACCCTCTACAAGACCGACATGCCCGGCGGAAACGGCCCCGCGGCGGTCAGCGGGCCGCACGCCTGGTGGGGCACCAAGGAGCTTCTCTTCCACGGCGATCTGGTGACCAAGAAGATCGAGGTCTTTCTCCCCTACGCTGGTGCAAAGGGCGAGGTCACGGGGCTCAAGGCCGATGAGGACGGGGTCACCGTGAGCACGAGCAGCGGACAGAGCCTGCGCATCCTGCCCGAGCGCCATAGCTGGAAAGGCTTTATCCGCGCCGCCCTCGGCCCCGAGACCGAGTCGCCCGCGCCGAAGTACGCGAGCCTGAAAAAGACCGTGGAGGGCTGGATAGGGACACCCTATGTCTGGGGCGGCGATACCAAGAAGGGAATCGACTGCTCTGGGCTGGTCTGTCAGATCTTCCAGAGCTGCAAGATCTCCCTCCCTCGAACCTCAAAAGAGCAGGCCACGGCGGGGAAGCCGGTCACGGATGAGCTTCAGTGGGGCGATATTTTATGTTATGATGGCCATGTCTCTGTTTATGTGGGAAATGGCCGCTCTGCAGAGGCACTAGGGACAAAAGAAGCGGGTGGGGTCGTGAAATACGCCACCATCTGGCACCGTCCCTGTACCGGGGCACGACGACTTCTTCCCTAA
- the pyk gene encoding pyruvate kinase, with protein MTRTKIVCTLGPAVDAPETLEQLIRAGLDVARFNFSHGTHTQHSDRFARLKAAASAVGKHVAVLQDLCGPKLRVGTLEAGVVLDDGASVLLTQEGSIGNAERVPLPIPEFFAVADVGARLLLDDGLLELQVEEVLPEAVRCRVIQGGPLSSGKGVNLPGVALPIRAVTEKDEQDLAFGLALGVDYVALSFVRHADDVHYLRSLMERAGRVVPILVKIEKAEAVENLDAILAVADGAMVARGDLGIELPVEEMAMIQKRLIRACNTLGKPVITATQMLDSMIRNPRPTRAEVTDIANAILDGSDALMLSGETAVGAYPIQAVETMGRIARRTEEQLNYDQILRDKTNLFGRESITDAVAEAAVTIAHDQQATAILCATETGGTARSVAKFRPRSQVLAVTPSPETCRRLALFWGVQPLLMPPPTSVDGLLLESTAVAERSGYLKQGDLFVLTSGTPLGKPGSTNLIKVHSLGDPL; from the coding sequence ATGACACGCACAAAAATCGTCTGTACCCTCGGCCCTGCGGTCGATGCCCCTGAGACTCTGGAGCAGCTGATCCGAGCGGGGCTGGATGTTGCTCGCTTCAACTTCTCGCACGGCACCCACACACAGCACTCCGATCGCTTTGCCCGCCTGAAAGCCGCGGCGTCCGCAGTGGGGAAGCATGTCGCGGTACTCCAGGACCTCTGTGGGCCAAAGCTACGCGTGGGCACCCTGGAGGCGGGCGTGGTGCTCGACGATGGCGCGAGCGTTCTGCTCACCCAAGAGGGCAGCATTGGCAATGCCGAGCGAGTCCCTCTGCCCATTCCCGAGTTCTTTGCGGTCGCGGATGTGGGGGCACGGCTCCTGCTCGACGATGGGCTCTTGGAGCTTCAGGTGGAGGAAGTGCTCCCGGAGGCCGTGCGCTGCCGCGTGATCCAAGGTGGGCCGCTCTCGTCGGGGAAGGGCGTGAACCTGCCGGGGGTCGCGCTCCCCATCCGCGCCGTGACCGAGAAGGACGAGCAAGACCTGGCCTTTGGTCTCGCGCTGGGGGTGGACTATGTCGCCCTCTCGTTTGTGCGCCACGCCGACGATGTCCACTACCTGCGGTCTCTGATGGAGCGCGCTGGGCGTGTTGTCCCCATCTTGGTCAAGATCGAGAAGGCGGAGGCAGTGGAGAACCTCGATGCGATCTTAGCGGTCGCCGACGGTGCGATGGTGGCCCGTGGGGACCTCGGGATCGAGCTTCCGGTGGAGGAGATGGCGATGATCCAGAAGCGCCTGATCCGCGCTTGCAACACCCTGGGCAAGCCTGTCATTACCGCCACCCAGATGCTAGACTCCATGATCCGCAACCCGCGTCCCACCCGCGCTGAGGTGACCGATATCGCCAATGCCATCCTCGACGGCAGCGATGCGCTGATGCTCTCGGGTGAGACCGCGGTCGGTGCCTACCCGATCCAGGCAGTCGAGACCATGGGCCGAATCGCACGCCGCACCGAGGAGCAGCTCAACTACGACCAGATTCTCCGGGACAAGACCAACCTCTTTGGCCGAGAGAGCATCACCGATGCGGTCGCGGAGGCGGCGGTCACTATCGCCCACGACCAGCAGGCCACTGCCATCCTCTGCGCCACCGAGACCGGCGGCACCGCGCGCTCTGTGGCCAAGTTCCGCCCGCGCTCCCAGGTACTCGCGGTCACTCCCTCCCCCGAGACCTGCCGTCGGCTCGCCCTCTTCTGGGGGGTGCAGCCCCTCCTCATGCCGCCGCCCACCAGTGTCGATGGACTGCTCCTCGAGAGTACGGCAGTTGCGGAGCGGAGCGGCTATCTCAAGCAAGGAGATCTCTTTGTCCTGACCTCGGGGACGCCTCTTGGCAAGCCGGGCAGCACCAATCTCATAAAGGTACACTCTCTTGGCGATCCTCTCTAA
- a CDS encoding FtsB family cell division protein, protein MAILSKSTPTRRPRRITWRVFCGSLGILLGLALYVRWLSLPWAQGMQTSRKVRQQEARLRERRAENARLAQHLVYLKSPEGIESLARSRGYHRPDEQVYLEPHR, encoded by the coding sequence TTGGCGATCCTCTCTAAGTCCACCCCCACCCGCCGCCCTCGTCGCATCACGTGGCGGGTCTTTTGTGGCAGTCTTGGCATCCTGCTTGGTCTGGCTCTCTATGTCCGCTGGCTCTCACTTCCCTGGGCGCAGGGCATGCAGACCAGCCGCAAGGTTCGCCAGCAGGAGGCCCGCCTTCGAGAGCGCCGTGCGGAAAATGCACGCCTTGCGCAGCACCTGGTGTACTTAAAGTCTCCCGAGGGAATCGAGTCCCTGGCCCGCTCACGAGGCTACCACCGCCCTGACGAGCAGGTCTACCTAGAACCCCATCGCTGA
- a CDS encoding group I intron-associated PD-(D/E)XK endonuclease, translating to MNHHTKNKGDIGVALVIADLMKNGFQVCLPISEHLPFDLIAINCDDGRLKRVQVKYISLRAGKISIPLEGTSWTNNKGMYSVKKDLSYIDAFAIYCPSVDRVFYVNTIEFQGNTRAFTLRVCLPSNNQVKGVHLADAFCNPSRIFFNN from the coding sequence GTGAATCATCATACAAAAAACAAAGGTGACATAGGCGTTGCTCTTGTTATAGCTGACTTGATGAAAAATGGTTTTCAGGTGTGTCTACCTATCTCTGAACATTTACCATTCGATTTGATTGCCATTAACTGTGATGATGGTCGCTTGAAAAGAGTTCAAGTGAAATATATATCATTGAGAGCCGGGAAGATTTCGATCCCTTTGGAGGGAACTTCTTGGACCAACAATAAAGGTATGTACTCTGTTAAGAAAGACCTGTCGTATATTGATGCTTTTGCGATTTATTGTCCTAGTGTTGATCGTGTTTTCTATGTGAATACAATCGAATTTCAAGGTAATACTCGAGCATTTACATTGAGAGTGTGTCTTCCAAGTAATAACCAAGTTAAGGGTGTTCATCTAGCGGATGCTTTTTGTAACCCCTCTCGAATATTTTTCAATAATTAA
- the nadB gene encoding L-aspartate oxidase: MAELQGPEAALFDFVVMGSGIAGLTFALKVAAVGTVALITKKDRSDSNTNWAQGGIAGVMAPDDSFDLHLQDTLIAGAGLCHEDAVRALVTEGPERIRELIALGTHFNKESDGDYALTQEGGHSRRRILYNNDLTGREIERALVESIHSHPSISVYEHHLAIDLAKSKDDDERICGAYVLDTLDGEIRTFLATRAVFLATGGCGAVYTHTTNPAIATGDGVAMAFRAGAKVANMEFIQFHPTTLYHPAARSFLISEAVRGEGGILRDRTGRAFMLDYDERGNLAPRDIVARAIDAECKKQNEPCMFLDITHVDAAEIQHRFPNIYARCLSYGIDMAREPIPVVPAAHYMCGGVVTDLHGRTSLPRLFASGEVTCTGVHGANRLASNSLLEGLVFSHRAAELFLTNTDHTPPLLEHVPPFRPYRGRVRVADTEALKQRIQTAMTKFVGIVRSDQRLQQAATALQVIMDEVDHLYATCRPTEDLLELRNLALTAQLIVRSAQQRKESRGLHTTTNYPETLESENHDTVLVKRKRTDFAVVGEL, translated from the coding sequence ATGGCTGAACTACAGGGACCAGAGGCGGCACTGTTTGATTTTGTGGTGATGGGCTCGGGGATTGCCGGGCTGACCTTCGCGCTAAAAGTGGCAGCGGTGGGCACGGTGGCCCTCATCACCAAGAAAGACCGCTCCGACTCCAACACCAACTGGGCACAGGGCGGGATCGCGGGCGTCATGGCCCCCGACGACTCCTTCGACCTGCACCTTCAAGACACGCTGATCGCCGGTGCGGGGCTGTGCCACGAGGATGCCGTCCGGGCGCTGGTCACCGAAGGGCCAGAGCGCATCCGAGAGCTGATCGCGCTGGGGACCCACTTCAATAAAGAGAGCGACGGCGACTACGCCCTGACCCAAGAGGGTGGGCACTCCCGCCGGCGCATTCTCTACAACAACGACCTCACCGGGAGAGAGATCGAGCGGGCGCTCGTGGAGAGCATTCACTCCCACCCCTCCATCTCGGTCTATGAGCACCACCTGGCGATTGATCTGGCAAAGTCCAAGGACGACGACGAGCGGATCTGTGGGGCCTATGTTCTCGATACGCTTGATGGGGAGATTCGGACGTTTCTCGCCACGCGTGCGGTCTTTCTGGCGACCGGGGGCTGCGGCGCGGTCTACACCCACACCACCAACCCCGCCATTGCCACGGGGGATGGGGTCGCGATGGCGTTTCGGGCGGGGGCGAAGGTGGCCAATATGGAGTTTATCCAGTTCCACCCCACGACCCTCTACCACCCCGCTGCCCGTAGCTTCCTGATCTCCGAGGCCGTGCGTGGGGAGGGGGGGATCCTGCGTGATCGTACCGGGCGCGCCTTCATGCTGGACTACGATGAGCGGGGGAACCTGGCCCCACGCGATATTGTCGCCCGCGCCATCGATGCTGAGTGCAAGAAGCAGAACGAGCCGTGCATGTTCCTCGACATCACCCATGTCGATGCCGCCGAGATCCAGCACCGCTTCCCCAATATCTACGCCCGGTGCCTGAGCTACGGGATCGACATGGCGCGTGAGCCCATTCCTGTCGTTCCGGCGGCGCACTACATGTGCGGTGGTGTGGTCACGGACCTGCACGGGCGCACGAGCCTGCCGCGCCTCTTTGCCAGTGGCGAGGTAACCTGTACGGGGGTTCACGGTGCCAACCGACTGGCCTCGAACTCGCTCCTGGAGGGGCTGGTCTTCTCCCACCGCGCCGCCGAGCTCTTTCTGACCAACACCGACCACACGCCGCCGCTGCTGGAGCATGTCCCCCCGTTCCGCCCCTACCGTGGCCGTGTCCGGGTCGCCGATACCGAGGCGCTCAAGCAACGCATCCAGACCGCGATGACCAAGTTTGTCGGCATTGTCCGCAGCGACCAACGTCTGCAGCAGGCCGCGACCGCGCTCCAGGTGATCATGGACGAAGTCGATCATCTCTATGCCACCTGCCGCCCGACAGAGGACCTGCTGGAGCTACGCAACCTAGCCCTCACCGCCCAGCTGATTGTCCGCTCCGCCCAGCAGCGCAAGGAGTCCCGCGGCCTGCACACCACCACCAACTACCCCGAGACCCTAGAGAGTGAGAACCACGACACGGTCCTGGTCAAGCGCAAGCGCACCGACTTCGCCGTGGTGGGAGAGCTCTAG
- a CDS encoding ExbD/TolR family protein, producing MRFSSKRETKHTKIEIIPMIDTMFFLLVFFVLASLNIIDLRGLNLDLPPAANGGKPLKDAKDVKLEVEIDKDGNKTLVGDKNQKPVKVPKGTSSSSDMIKLVDGQLGRQAGVSDLEKVTIVISPDPDTAHENVIHAVDDARGATIEKFSIR from the coding sequence ATGCGTTTCAGCAGTAAGCGGGAGACCAAGCACACTAAGATCGAGATCATTCCCATGATCGACACGATGTTTTTCCTACTCGTGTTCTTTGTGCTTGCGTCGCTCAATATCATAGACCTCCGCGGCCTCAACCTCGACCTACCCCCGGCAGCGAACGGCGGCAAACCTCTCAAGGATGCCAAAGACGTCAAGCTGGAGGTGGAGATCGACAAGGATGGGAACAAGACTCTCGTCGGGGACAAGAACCAGAAACCGGTTAAGGTCCCCAAAGGAACCAGTTCCAGCTCGGACATGATCAAGCTTGTCGATGGACAGCTTGGTCGTCAGGCAGGTGTCAGCGATCTGGAGAAGGTCACGATCGTGATCTCCCCAGACCCAGACACTGCCCACGAGAATGTCATCCATGCCGTAGACGATGCACGAGGAGCGACCATCGAGAAGTTCTCGATCCGCTAG
- a CDS encoding sugar transferase yields the protein MSVELISTKTQSSRYGAYEALKRGMDISFSFVALLLLFPLFVTISAIIFATDRGPIIYRQKRVGRGGRLFTFYKFRSMVTNADELKAKLAHQNEASGPIFKMKNDPRITPIGRILRKTSLDELPQLWSVLRGDMSLVGPRPHLQAEIDAYEGYPLERLSVIPGLICYREICGRSSLTFERWLELDLEYIQTRSLKTDLTILLKSVPAVLLGKGAY from the coding sequence GTGTCCGTAGAGCTCATCTCTACCAAAACACAATCCTCTCGCTACGGTGCCTACGAGGCGCTCAAGCGGGGAATGGACATCTCATTTTCTTTCGTGGCACTCCTTCTGCTCTTTCCTCTCTTTGTCACTATCTCCGCAATTATCTTCGCAACCGACCGTGGCCCGATTATCTACCGCCAGAAGCGCGTAGGGCGAGGAGGTCGGCTCTTTACCTTCTACAAGTTCCGTAGCATGGTCACCAACGCCGACGAGCTCAAGGCGAAGCTGGCCCACCAGAACGAGGCCTCCGGTCCCATCTTTAAGATGAAAAACGACCCGAGGATCACCCCCATTGGCCGCATTCTTCGCAAGACCTCGCTCGACGAGCTCCCGCAGCTCTGGAGCGTCCTTCGTGGCGACATGAGCCTAGTCGGTCCTCGTCCCCATCTGCAAGCGGAGATCGACGCCTACGAGGGCTACCCCCTAGAGCGGCTCTCGGTTATCCCTGGCCTGATCTGCTACCGCGAGATCTGTGGGCGCTCTAGCCTCACCTTCGAGCGCTGGCTGGAGCTCGACCTTGAGTACATCCAGACCCGCTCCCTAAAGACCGACCTTACTATTCTGCTTAAGTCCGTTCCCGCAGTTCTTCTCGGCAAAGGCGCCTACTAA
- a CDS encoding TonB-dependent receptor domain-containing protein, whose amino-acid sequence MATATALALLLPAAAAWADGQIKFKVVNAKTGEPLPGAVIVIKAGPKDLDDIQFNTASNGLVTTGDLDSGERTYTAQALVNGISYKKITGKIVVVDDQAVEVEIKLESLGVVVKDIVGKQIRLDVKDAGVYTFRDREQLQFFPNGVGNRQSLSKALRSVPGMVPDSMNRLHPRGEADNGTIYLDGFQLPSFLAGSVSQLLTPEMLETVKVRTGNLGANFGGGGTILDTTLRPAISGGGSPLSPTFEYAFGAEEFGGASQTFTIGRQIGAMRPGKDGKLAPSTASRAGFILTYSRRQSDDFVESPQPQRRRSNNTGTSESLLGKFSYRISRQMEASALLGSSAANTGVANRQGLDASYINRGQGYGFGGNKNATDFPRVNFQDGTSFTASQEILDNQVYQSDNNKFYALQLNRSFSPKLRGTFTVGGAQSAQSTTNNNALNYSKTTGAAYSPLTMPADYSIEYNPTTGLNYTQSQVQADFTYSNKGAHDWRFGILSQSLKGNEAYQFVPMSNTAANALLNLNSFIGTSLRVNSDNTTWPSMFIRRTGGYSAVYAQDTYSPTDRIRFNLGLRAENYEQNQLLVVPGSGRANYDSKRSDNAVSPRINVLYSFPSGILRGLTKGQPSVMRAGYNRIFTSPGIGQGAIGTNQVGGAAPLPVAAQTNDQIDLSLEQQLRGQSIRLSTYSKDIKNAQSWQQMVQGPQAGAYMMVNTGDAKVNGFEALYEIKPRTLEPRPGYLEPIVGGLSGYISYASSKSERQGAAVGGLIPVFLQDWDQQQTVNLGAGYQLANGGLASLTYYHGSGLRSSVTTAGGGRTPIDQVDLRVRTRSHFLNNLHALEFGVENLTNSQKALNFSPAGSANNPNFAGTRFQQGRRFVVTLSGKF is encoded by the coding sequence TTGGCGACCGCGACGGCGCTAGCCCTTCTTCTTCCCGCAGCAGCTGCCTGGGCCGATGGCCAGATCAAGTTTAAGGTCGTCAATGCCAAGACCGGTGAGCCACTCCCGGGAGCGGTAATCGTCATCAAGGCGGGGCCCAAGGACCTAGACGACATCCAGTTCAACACCGCCTCCAATGGTCTGGTGACAACAGGGGACTTGGACTCTGGGGAGCGCACCTACACCGCTCAGGCGCTGGTCAATGGCATCAGCTACAAAAAGATCACGGGCAAGATCGTTGTTGTAGACGACCAAGCGGTCGAGGTCGAGATCAAGCTGGAGTCGCTGGGCGTCGTTGTCAAGGATATTGTTGGAAAGCAGATCCGCCTCGATGTGAAGGATGCGGGGGTCTACACCTTCCGGGATCGTGAGCAGCTTCAGTTCTTCCCCAATGGCGTCGGAAACCGCCAGAGCCTGAGCAAGGCGCTCCGCTCCGTTCCCGGTATGGTCCCCGATAGCATGAACCGCCTGCACCCACGAGGTGAGGCTGACAACGGGACCATCTATCTCGACGGCTTCCAGCTCCCCTCGTTCCTCGCTGGAAGTGTCTCCCAGCTGCTGACTCCCGAGATGCTGGAGACCGTCAAGGTACGCACAGGGAACCTAGGAGCCAACTTTGGTGGGGGCGGGACGATCCTCGATACTACTCTCCGGCCCGCGATCAGTGGAGGAGGCAGCCCGCTTTCCCCCACCTTTGAGTATGCCTTCGGGGCGGAAGAGTTTGGAGGAGCCTCCCAGACCTTTACCATCGGTCGCCAGATTGGCGCGATGCGGCCGGGGAAAGACGGCAAGCTCGCCCCCAGTACCGCCTCGCGTGCGGGCTTTATCCTGACCTACTCGCGCCGCCAGAGCGATGATTTTGTGGAGTCGCCTCAGCCCCAGCGCCGTCGGTCCAACAACACCGGAACCTCTGAGTCGCTGCTAGGTAAGTTTAGCTACCGCATCAGCCGCCAGATGGAGGCGTCCGCCCTTCTGGGAAGTAGCGCCGCCAACACCGGGGTTGCCAACCGCCAGGGGCTTGATGCCAGCTATATCAATCGTGGGCAGGGCTATGGCTTTGGTGGCAACAAGAACGCCACCGACTTCCCCCGTGTCAACTTCCAGGACGGGACAAGCTTTACCGCAAGCCAGGAGATCTTGGACAACCAGGTCTACCAGTCCGATAACAACAAGTTCTACGCCCTCCAGCTCAACCGCTCGTTCTCTCCGAAGCTACGGGGAACCTTCACGGTAGGCGGTGCTCAGTCGGCACAGAGCACGACCAATAACAACGCACTCAACTACTCCAAGACCACGGGGGCGGCCTACTCTCCCCTCACCATGCCGGCGGACTACTCCATTGAGTACAACCCCACCACGGGCCTCAACTACACCCAGTCCCAGGTACAGGCAGACTTCACGTACAGCAACAAGGGGGCACATGACTGGCGCTTTGGAATCCTCTCCCAGAGCCTGAAGGGAAATGAGGCCTACCAGTTCGTCCCCATGAGCAACACCGCCGCCAACGCACTGCTCAACCTCAATAGCTTTATCGGCACCAGCCTGCGGGTCAATAGCGACAACACCACGTGGCCGTCGATGTTCATCCGCCGCACGGGGGGCTACAGTGCGGTCTACGCCCAAGATACCTACTCCCCGACAGATCGGATTCGATTTAACCTGGGACTCCGCGCCGAGAACTACGAGCAGAACCAGCTCTTGGTCGTGCCGGGCTCAGGGCGTGCGAACTACGACAGCAAGCGCAGTGATAACGCGGTCTCTCCCCGTATCAATGTCCTCTACTCCTTCCCCTCAGGGATCTTGCGCGGTCTCACCAAGGGACAGCCGTCGGTGATGCGTGCCGGTTACAACCGTATCTTTACCTCGCCCGGGATCGGCCAGGGAGCGATTGGAACGAACCAGGTGGGTGGCGCAGCCCCTCTCCCGGTTGCGGCTCAGACCAACGACCAGATCGACCTTAGTCTGGAGCAGCAGCTCCGTGGTCAGAGCATCCGCCTCTCGACCTACAGCAAGGACATCAAGAACGCCCAGTCCTGGCAGCAGATGGTTCAGGGACCGCAGGCCGGAGCCTACATGATGGTCAATACCGGCGATGCCAAGGTCAACGGATTTGAGGCGCTCTATGAGATCAAGCCTCGGACCCTGGAGCCACGCCCTGGGTATCTGGAGCCGATTGTCGGTGGGCTGAGCGGCTACATCTCCTATGCCTCAAGCAAGTCCGAGCGCCAGGGTGCCGCTGTCGGGGGGCTGATTCCGGTCTTCCTACAGGACTGGGACCAGCAGCAGACGGTAAACCTCGGCGCGGGCTACCAGCTCGCGAACGGGGGGCTTGCCTCACTGACCTACTACCACGGTAGCGGCCTGCGCTCGTCGGTCACAACAGCCGGCGGGGGACGCACACCGATCGACCAGGTCGACCTGCGCGTGCGAACCCGCTCCCACTTCCTCAACAACCTCCATGCCCTGGAGTTTGGTGTGGAGAATCTCACTAACTCACAAAAGGCGCTGAACTTCAGCCCCGCGGGAAGTGCCAACAACCCGAACTTTGCAGGGACACGCTTCCAGCAGGGACGTCGTTTTGTGGTTACCCTGTCTGGCAAATTCTAG